The genome window TTGAAACCAAGCTTCCTGCTTCCCCAGTAAAACAACTAGAGGTGTTTTCATTTTAACTCGTTGGTCTGAGTGCTTAGGACTCAGGTCACTGAAATGACTgctctgtacatttttttttaactttctcaaACCAAACAGCTGTCATTTTTATACTTGTAGCTAATTGATGAATGTGTGTCCTGTTAGCACTCTACTGAAATAGTATGAAAACTAGGAGACAACTGAGTTTTACAATCCACACTGTTCTGAAAGTTCTAAACACAAATCAGGCTTTGAGTTGGGTCCTCAGACTGCAAATCTTAGGGCCTAAGGTTGAGCCTATCAGAGGTCAAAGTCCAAATACCTATGAGAGTTATATCTTCTTCCAACCCACCTGCTCTTGTCTGCCGGTGTTTTGGAGTGGCAAACCGGTCCCACTGTGCCACAATGATAGCAGAAATGCCCAGGACGCAGACAATGGAGAGGTAGATGAGCCGTGGCTGTGGGGAGCAGTAGAAGGAGTAATAGAGCCAGGGGACAAAGCTCCCCATGATGAGCAGAGCAATCCCTGAATAATCCAGTCTGAAAAAGAGCCACAAAATCGAAATGCATTAGTGGGAAAAATGAAGGCTTCCTACGGCTcgtttaaacattttttctgttctctacctGCTCCCAGATCTGACCATCCTGTCTCTTACCTATATCGTAGACTGAAATCCTAAAGGTCAAACACTTCTCTTTGCAGTGgaaaagtttctctctctttctcttttattagcaagagagacagactggaaggaagaCGAGAAGAATCAACccctagttgcatcactttagttgttcattgattgcttctcatacatgccttgaccagggggctccagccaagcaagtaaccataggatcatgtcggtgatcccacactcaagctggcgaccccacgcttaagctgggcgagcccatgcttaagctagtaaccttggggtttcaaatctgggtcctcagcatcccaggttgatgctctctccactgtgccgcCACGGGTCAGGTGGGAAAGGTTCTAAGAGTCCCTGATCAcagaactttctctctctctctcttcccatcatgAACAGCCATGTCCCCCAAGTGAGCACTTAAATTCAGCTCTGTCATAACCAGCTGGTTCCCAGCTTCACACTCAGGAAGGGCTCTGAATATCACCCAGTTCTGATAGGTGGCATTCTAAAACCAAAATCCTTAAATTGGGAGTAGTATTAAGAGGTACTGTTCAGttttaattgacttttaaatgctaaaaatgtattcattactGGTGTtattggaaaaaacaaaataacccaccactaaaaccaacaacaacagaaCAAGCAAACGTAGAACTCCAGGCTGAGCTGGGCTTTTGGAAGGCAGCAGATGATGGACATCTGGGGCTTGCAGCAGTGCGTGGGCAGTGAAGATAAGCTCCTCAGCTGTGGGCAGGAACACAGCAGAAAGCACAGGAGACACACCACGCCCTGCTTGGCTAGAGTGCGTGGTCTCAGAAGGCAGCCCACTAACACCAAAGCTTACACAGGCTAGTGTGTGCAGGTAGGAAATATATCCCACACCTGGGCCCTAGCTGTTGAGGTGGTTGCCATGAATTTTTTCATGAAGGATTTAAGGGAAAGCCCCATCACCCTATTATATCCACAATGTAGAAAGCCTTTCCTCTGGCACAACAGGGCATCTTTCAGGGTCACTGAGTCCCAGTACTCAGCACTCAGATCACAGTATGTGACAATGGCCTGGCCTTTCCATGCTGACAAAAGTTCTTTCACTCACTTGGAAAATGTCCGAGAGACCTTCTCTGAATGACAGTAGACGGTGTGAAAGAGCCAGGAGAAGCTGAGGCAGAGCACTGCACCCAAGAAGAACATCCCAAAAACCACCTTCTCCTGCAGGGGGGCCATGAAGTACATGTTTGGTCTGAGCATGGTCAAGATTCCCAAAAAGAGAAACAGCACGAAAcctagaggaggaaaaggaaaaagcctGAGGGAGGGGGAACGTGTATATTTTGACAGTTGATGGTATTAAATCAGAACTAACACTATAGTGTTAGCTGTGGGAACTGCAGACTGAAATTTCAATGGAAACAGCAGTCACATAAACCCAGACAAAAAGACCATTTATAAAACAGCATTTTGCGGTGACAGTGGGAACTTCTGAAATGGAAGGAACTGCCTGCATGCTGGACAGCTCTCCCAGGGATCACAAGACAACCCCGAGTTTCATTTTCTTCCACCATTTCTAGCCCCCCCCCATCTTAAAGCTCAATGACCAATAGTTAACCAGCTCACTGGTGGTTCACAGGCACAAGGCCAGCTTTCAATCAAGTAgaacaattctctttttcttccttcccaggGACAAAGGCTCTGTACAACCCTTCAGCACTTAAAGCGACAAAAAAGACTGCCTTTTCCCACCCAAACCTCTCACCAAGCAGATGGGTCCAGATGTTGCCAGTCTCTGTGTGGATGCGGAAGATGCTCTTGAAGCAAGCCCGGAAGGAGGGCATGGGCGGTCTGTGGCCGTGCAGCAGGTAGTCGTTGTCCTTCAGCCAGTCGGGGAGCACATCATATGGGATGACCCTCCAGCGTCCTTCCCAGACCTAGAATAGTTAACCTTTGAACAATGCAGGTTTGGATTGCACAGATCCCCTTATCCATGTTTCAGCTGCATAGTGGATTGGCATCCCTAACCTCACTGTTCAGAGTCAGCTGTAGACACACACTCTCTAAGCAAGGCCCAAGAGAACACCAGTTTTCCTAAGGATGAGGGGTGGAGGGGGACATCAGTCAGGCTTTGGCTGGGCTCAGGTAATGGGGGAACCAGGCTGGACCTGGAGACCCAGGACACAGCATGAAAGTGACAATAGCAGAACGGACTGAGTCCTGACCATATTCTTGATGCCTCTGTTCGTGTGTCAGGTCAGGTTATCTGGAGAACTAAAGAAAGTAAGTCAGGACCTCCTTTAAGCTACTTGAAGTTTCAAAATTAAGTGAATAAAGTGAACAGAAGAGACAAATTGTACTCATGGCTTTCTGAAGCCACACAGTTGAGCTCTCCATGGCACCTTTCCTCCAGGAATATCTGGCTGTTCCTGCTCCACCCTCCCCCAGTGGGTTTAAGTTCGCACTAGGTTGAGACAATGTCTTTTTAGAGCAaaggttttgtggggttttcttgacagagacagagaatgcgTCATatagagggacaaacagggacagacaataggaagggagaaagatggaagcatcaattcttcattgcagcaccttagttgttccattgattgctttctcatatgtgccttgactgggggactacagcagagcgagggaccccttgctcaagccagcaaccttgggctcaagccagtgactgtgggcttcaagccagcaaccatggggtcatgtctatgatcccacactcaagccagcgactttggggtttcaaacctgggtcctccacgtcctagtccaatgctctatccactgtgccactgcctggtcaggctagagcaaAGGTTCTTAACAGAATCCAGGGAGTAgatagaaaaatttatcttcatttttactcacctttaactaaaatttaatatttcccTCAATTATAAATGTGAACAAACCACAATAGAATTAGAACTGTGCCTGTCAGTAACTAAAATCACAGATAATTTTACACATTAATTTTACATACATCAAAATATTTCTATTCATCACTACTTAGAATCTGTAAGTGTTAATGTTATAACTTGTCATTAATGCATATTTCACGTGTTAATAAAGGAGCCCACATTACTGTACCCATTTTAATATCTTAATGACTGCCAGAAGGGGCCAGAGCagaaaaattaagagttctgttttagaaaatattttgaataaagccTAACACATTAGGCCATAAAAATATGCTACCCTTTCCCTGGATTTACTTCACCTTGGGCACAAAAAATCTACACACAGGAATAAAAAGTCTTCAGCCCAGTGCAGGCCTGCTACCTGGGACATCCCCAAGAAGCCCATCACCCCTCCCATCCAGGACAGAAGCTCCCAGGCTGCACCTTATACACGAACTCCTCCATCTTCTCCATGGCATGGTGGGCTTGCAGCGGAAGTGTCAGGACCCgcacctcttcttcttcctcctgggGCCCTGGGCATGCTTGTTCTTCTTCAGCCTGTGTGAACAAACCAACACAAACCAACCCCAGCAGTCATCTCATAACTGCTCTATTCCAGATCAGACAAATCCAGGAAAACCCAAACTCAACGCTTTGTGCACATGGCCTGTGGCCTCTTCTCCAAAAGCATGACAGTAAGTTTAGGGCACTCCGTTCAGGATTTACTGGTGCTGTGTAAATGCTGAGGTGAGAGCTAGACAGTAGTCAGGCTGGCAGAGATGACAGTGGAGGGAGGGACACAGGATTAGCACCAAACCCaaatgttcattcatttgtttgtttagtgagaggaggggaggcagagacagactcctgatgcaccctgactgggatccccccCCGGGaagaccactagggggcaattctctgcccatctggggcccttgctctgttgcaactggagccatttttttgcgcccgaggcagaggccatggagccatcctaagcacccgaGGTCAAAtcgttccaatcaagccatggctgcaggaggggaaggggggtgtgtggaagaagtgagagaggaggggtggagaagcagatgggtgcttcctgtacgtgccctgaccgggaatcgaactcgggacatccacacgtggggccagcactctaccactgagtcaactggccagggctcccaaatgttctttaagtctgaAAGTCTGAgtgccacccctcacccccaaatTTCTAGGACAGTAGTTCTCAACTACTCCAATTTCCCAAATACTTCCATCTTCTAGACCATGAAATTCTCAAAACAAGGAGAAAGACAGTCTCAGAGATCCCCTCAGGACTGAAATCCGCTCCCCGTTCCCTGCTTGCTGACTCTGGGGATGCCATGATGACTAAACTGTATCCATAGCAGCTCCCAGGAGGACCAGAGCCGCAGAACTGGCTCCGACAGGAAAGAGCAGCACTGACCCCTGTGCCGGAAAGAGCCCTGACACGAGAGTGCAACTGGCGGAGTACCTGTCCTCCACAGGCTCTCTGTCCCAGACTCCAGACCATGGAGGAGAGCTCCACACTTCAGCTCCTTCCCTGAGCTATCTGttcttgagaaagcaatcaatgaacaactaaggtgtcattaTCTGCTCTCCTGCTGATGGCCCTGGTGAACAAATGGCCCCTCTCAGACTTTGTGACACAGAGTCCTGCTTGCTTACTAAGAGCAGCACTCTCCTGTCCTCAGTAACAGAGTCCTTGGTTTTGTTCAGGGTGCAATGTTACTGTAATTTTACTCAGGCCCAAGGAAAAGGCTGCACTGTCCAACTTCCACTGCAGCTGAGTGTGACTAAGTACAAGTTCCGACCTCTGGCAGATGGGATGTAACTGGGAGTGTCCAGGCACTTCCAGAAAGGGTgggtccttctccttcctcctttgtgCTGGCTACTGTGTGGGCGTGTTGATGGACATTAAGATAAAGGAGGGGCAAGGCAGGTGCCTGACAGTGGTACAGCCTTGACCTGCTTCCTCCTATTAGTCTTTTACTGGACAGAATCCTATCTTGCCAGAGCCACAGGGATTTTTGTCATGTGAAGCTGAATCTAGTCCTAGCTGTGAGTTGAGAGCTTACAAAGTGCAGATGGAGGAGGTGAAGGAGAGAGTCCAACCAAGGGACGGACTCCTGGGAAGATGACTTACTTTGGTTGGACTGGCAGCTCCCCGTTTGCCCTTCTCTTCTAGCAGGGGTCCTAGCTCAGCCAGCTCCACCGTGTCCGTCTCCCTGTTGCTGGCAGGAGCCCCATTGCCTTGTGCCGCCACAGGTCCTTTGTGAGAAGACATCTAGCTGGTTCCTCAATACCCTGCAGCTTCAGCTTGGGGAAAGGCTGGGTGTCtcagccccagagggcagagaTCTCCCTGTGATGGCAGACACTGAAAGCAAACACAACATGAAGGGTGTTGACAATTTATTCCTCTCAGAGTTCTGAAGCCACAAGTCAGTACTGAATAAGACACTAGCTAAACAACACATCCTGTTTccaattcttttttaagtgagagaggggagacagtgaggcagacttccgcatgtgtccagactaggatccacccggcaacccccttctggggcagatgtttgaatcaactgagctatcctcagcacctaaggctgacactcaaaccaacagagccactggctgtgggagggaaagagggagagaaggggagaagcagatggtcacttctcatgtgtgctctgaccaaggatcgaatcccggacatccacataccaggccaacgctctatccactgagcaaaccggccagggcccctgtctcTAATTCTAAAGGCCAATTAATTGCTAAAATGAAATctattccttcttctccctctttaaTATTACTCTTTACTCAGAACCCCTTAAAAGGTTGAAAATATCATATAACACTTGGTTGCTTGACCTCAAAGCATCTGTGATTTTTGTACCAAACTGTCACCACAGAAAAATAGCTATCCACTCCCTCCCATGGGTATGGAGCCCATTGAGTGAGAAGACATAGCCCATCATTCCCAAAGCTAGTTCTGCTCAAGAAACATCTGGCTTTGAGATTATGAAGCCAATACACGAAGTCAACACCTGGCTGTAACTACAAGACCTCGGAGGCTTAGTAAAGAATTTAATGCCAACTGAACTCAGCTTGGTTTTATTTACAAATGCTCTGACAAGTGTGCCCTGCATACAAAAGGAGCTTGTGAGCTAGGTGTCCAGTGGTTAATTTCTCTGCAAAGTCTACTAATTCTATTATATGATTTGATCCTAGGTTGAACACCTGGATAATAAGCTTCATAACAACCGCTCTTTAAAGGAACCAATAACTTACCTGGAAGCAGGAAGCTGAAAACAAGGAGGTAGCCTGGCCCTCTGCACACATGCTAAACAACTGGCTCAGCAAGAGCTTGGCCAGCCACCCCAGATCATAACCTAAGTCCCACTCAAGTTAGATTTTAAGAAATGGCCATACAGATCCTTTAGGAAAACCAGAAAAACCTAGA of Saccopteryx bilineata isolate mSacBil1 chromosome 1, mSacBil1_pri_phased_curated, whole genome shotgun sequence contains these proteins:
- the ADIPOR1 gene encoding adiponectin receptor protein 1, with the translated sequence MSSHKGPVAAQGNGAPASNRETDTVELAELGPLLEEKGKRGAASPTKAEEEQACPGPQEEEEEVRVLTLPLQAHHAMEKMEEFVYKVWEGRWRVIPYDVLPDWLKDNDYLLHGHRPPMPSFRACFKSIFRIHTETGNIWTHLLGFVLFLFLGILTMLRPNMYFMAPLQEKVVFGMFFLGAVLCLSFSWLFHTVYCHSEKVSRTFSKLDYSGIALLIMGSFVPWLYYSFYCSPQPRLIYLSIVCVLGISAIIVAQWDRFATPKHRQTRAGVFLGLGLSGVVPTMHFTIAEGFVKATTVGQMGWFFLMAVMYITGAGLYAARIPERFFPGKFDIWFQSHQIFHVLVVAAAFVHFYGVSNLQEFRYGLEGGCTDDSLL